Part of the Pseudarthrobacter sp. NBSH8 genome is shown below.
TCCGCCCGGTTGACCAGTCCCGGAACGGCAATGCCGATGCCGGTGATCCGGTAGGAGGCCTCGAGCTCGGAGCGCATCCCCTCGATGACCGCCGCGGCGCTGTTGACGGCTTCCCGGGCGGTGGGGATCCGCTCCGTAGCGAAACGGATCCTCCGCTGGACTTTCCCGCCGAGGCTCACCAGCCCGATCGTCACAGCATCGATTTCCGGGTTGACTGCAAGGGCCGCCGTGGACCGGCTCGGGTGCACCTCGGGGCTGGGCCGGCCCACCTGGGCCTCACCGGTGGGGGCAGTCTCATAAACCAGCCCCCAAGCCACAAGCTGACCGATCAGGGTTCCCACCGTGGACCGGTTCAGCCCGGTCCGCTTGGTCAGCTGGGCCCGGCTGAGGACGCCGTGGTGGTGGATGAGGGAGGTGAGCAGCGCCAGGTTGTTTCGCCGTGACGGATCCGGCTCGGCGGACGGCGGGGCGGGGCGCGGGATTGAGGTGGGCATCATCGCGAGATTATCAGCTGCCGAACACAGTGCGGTCCAGGAAGCTGTTCCGGAACTTCCCGGCCGGATCCAGGCGGTCCGCTAGGGCGGTGAAGTCACCGAAACGCGGGTAGAGCGGCGCGAGGGTGCCGGCGCCGGCGTCGAACAGTTTGCCCCAGTGCGGGCGGGCCCCGAACGGTGCCAGTTCCGCTTCGATCAGCGGCAGGATGGCCTCAACGGCCGGCTGGTCCGGGCGCCAGGTGAAGTGCAGTGCGATGCCGTCGCGGCCGTAGTTGGGACTCATCCACAGCCTGTCCGCGGCGACGGTGCGGATTTCGCCGACCAGCAGCAGCGGGGTGACCACGTCCGAGAGCCGGCGCATGGTGCGGAGCGCGTCAGCGGCGTGCTCGCGGGGGAGGAGGTATTCGCTCTGCAGCTCATCGCCGTTGCTGGGGGTGAATTCCAACCGGAAATGGGCCAGCCGGTCCGACCACGGGCCCGGCACGCCGAGCTGTTGGGTGCAGATACTGCCGGAGGCCGCGGGCAGCGGGTGCAGGGCCGCCGTGGCGGGGGTGCCGCCGAAGAACCCTGCTTGGTCCGGGACGGGATCGCCGGTGCGGCTTTTGAGCCAGGCCTGCCCGATGGTTGATCCGCTCCAGTCGGTGAAGAGGCTCACGCTGTAGGCGGCGGATGTTACGGCGTCGAAGTTCGCCAGGACCTGGTCCCAATCGAGATTTTCAAACACCCGCTGGCTGACTTCGAAGCTGGGTTCGATGTCCAGGGTAAGGCGGGTGACGATGCCGAGGGCTCCGAGTCCCGCCACCATGCCGTCGAAGTAGGCGTCGCCCCGGCGGGCGGAAAGGAGTGTGCCGTCGGCGGTGACCAGTTCCAGTGCCCGGACGGCGGTGGCGAGGTTGCCGTTGGCATCCCCGGAGCCGTGTGTGGCCGTGGCGACGGCGCCGGCTACGGAAATGTGCGGCAGGGACGCCAGGTTGTGCAGGGCGAAGCCCTGACGCTGCAGCTCGGCGGCGAGGGTTCCGTAGCGGACGCCCGCGCCGACCGTCACGGACATGCTGACCGGGTCCACGCTGATCCCGGCGTCCGGCCGGCCCGCATCCAGGCGGTCCAAGACTGCCAGGGTGCCGGAGGTGTCCGCAATGTCATTGAACGAATGCCGGGAGCCCAGCGCCCGCACCCTATCCGCGCCGGCCACCAGTTCCTGCAGCTCCTCCACGCTGGCCGGGTGGGCGATCCGGGGCGCCCGGTACGTGTGATTCCGGGCCCAGTTGCGTTCGGTCACGAGCTGCTCCATTACAGGCCATCCTTTAATTTTGAGCCTCAGGGGCCCAAATTTGGTGTTTTCTAAAACATAACCCTACCTGTAGGCGGGTTCAGCGGAAAGACTTTTCTGCGGAGGGTTGGTACAGCAGAAGATTTTTCCGGAAGTGGTTGACATCACCACGATTTCGAATATGTTTGATTGCAGAACAATTTGCGCGGGTCGCTACCAAACGGCCCGAACCGGCACCATCCACCACAACACTCTTTGGAGCTTTCAATGGCGATTCAGCCCACCCGTGAAGACAAGTTCTCGTTCGGCCTCTGGACCGTGGGCTGGCAGGCCCAGGACCAGTTCGGGTCCGCCACCCGCCCGCCGCTGGACACCGTTGAGGCCGTCAACCGGCTCAGCGACCTCGGCGCCTATGGCATCACCTTCCACGACGATGACCTCTTCCCCTTCGGCTGCTCCGCGGCTGACCGCCAGCGGGAAATCGACCGCCTCACCGGTGCGCTGAAATCCACCGGCATGGTGGTCCCCATGGTCACCACCAACCTGTTCAGCCACCCCGTGTTCAAAGACGGCGGCTTCACCAGCAACGACCGCGGCGTGCGCCGCTTCGCCCTGCGCAAGGTGCTGGACAACATCGACCTCGCCGCTGAACTGGGCGCCGAGACGTTCGTGATGTGGGGCGGCCGCGAAGGCAGCGAGTACGACGCGGCCAAGGACATCCGCGGCGCCCTGGAACGCTACCGCGAGGCTGTGAACCTGCTGGGCGACTACGTCACGGACAAGGGCTACAACATCCGGTTCGCGATTGAGCCAAAGCCGAACGAACCCCGCGGCGACATCCTCCTCCCCACCCTGGGCCACGCGCTCGCGTTCATCGAGACCCTGGAACGCCCCGAACTGGTAGGCGTCAACCCCGAAACCGGGCACGAGCAGATGGCCGGGCTGAACTTCACCCACGGCATCGCCCAGGCTCTGTACCAGGGCAAGCTCTTCCACATCGACCTCAATGGCCAGCGCAGCATCAAGTTCGACCAGGACCTGGTGTTCGGCCACGGCGACCTGCAGAACGCGTTCTCGCTGGTGGACCTGCTCGAAAACGGCGGGCCCGAC
Proteins encoded:
- a CDS encoding FAD-binding protein — translated: MEQLVTERNWARNHTYRAPRIAHPASVEELQELVAGADRVRALGSRHSFNDIADTSGTLAVLDRLDAGRPDAGISVDPVSMSVTVGAGVRYGTLAAELQRQGFALHNLASLPHISVAGAVATATHGSGDANGNLATAVRALELVTADGTLLSARRGDAYFDGMVAGLGALGIVTRLTLDIEPSFEVSQRVFENLDWDQVLANFDAVTSAAYSVSLFTDWSGSTIGQAWLKSRTGDPVPDQAGFFGGTPATAALHPLPAASGSICTQQLGVPGPWSDRLAHFRLEFTPSNGDELQSEYLLPREHAADALRTMRRLSDVVTPLLLVGEIRTVAADRLWMSPNYGRDGIALHFTWRPDQPAVEAILPLIEAELAPFGARPHWGKLFDAGAGTLAPLYPRFGDFTALADRLDPAGKFRNSFLDRTVFGS
- the xylA gene encoding xylose isomerase; the encoded protein is MAIQPTREDKFSFGLWTVGWQAQDQFGSATRPPLDTVEAVNRLSDLGAYGITFHDDDLFPFGCSAADRQREIDRLTGALKSTGMVVPMVTTNLFSHPVFKDGGFTSNDRGVRRFALRKVLDNIDLAAELGAETFVMWGGREGSEYDAAKDIRGALERYREAVNLLGDYVTDKGYNIRFAIEPKPNEPRGDILLPTLGHALAFIETLERPELVGVNPETGHEQMAGLNFTHGIAQALYQGKLFHIDLNGQRSIKFDQDLVFGHGDLQNAFSLVDLLENGGPDGGPSYTGPRHFDYKPSRTEDMDGVWDSAAANIQTYLLLKERAKAFRADPEVQAALLASRVAQINEPTLNAGEGYEQLRADRSSYEDFDSGAYFGGKGFGFVKLQQLFIEHLLGAR